One genomic segment of Natrialbaceae archaeon AArc-T1-2 includes these proteins:
- a CDS encoding BGTF surface domain-containing protein encodes MDRALINQRNTTIQHNMTSDSVSYREKGRAVFLAAMMVLSVFAMSAAFAGSAAAHDGVTYKDVDGDEVSVVFQGQDVIADKTEIDEDDTYELRSVNDYNDQNEVSDSSFEEELTADDEEVEIDTSDLDEGDYFILGPDVDRPVDQDDVFEVTIQDFDAEFDDDEVTDEGEDSVTELDVDSDRGTYSVNVSADGDLDEEELVDILVTLENVDSDGVEVDDGADPLDGEEIGDIRSDLLSDDIRDEVVTDGDDRLYIDDETATGPETGAELQDLVETDANPFNVLVYADGEDDADEKVAMSSISDTDADVSFYDIDDGDYTFELSVDDTEAEATADITVREEDADADFDQGVYEQHAGDIVEYEIELEDTDDAYIQIGDEDSGFVDILYVEDDDDSGSVEFAVNTRMLGADTDVENVYYSDDDEIESELYEGTDATFWDDDVGEDVITYEEYLEELNLIDEAGPDDGFDQIVRPLQPISYDVAADNNGNFIVDGGESELDDEIGFATMDLVRPGVDAVNTHVAPEDDADEDDSLEDIDDIATERMDVAEDDRLVVQAEASGIFGWMVAEDDNGFEAITDEDGFHPETIHELNDQTGEGVTIEIEADDITGQDPTSAAFDSADEEDIFVIVDNDAGEMYIVVDTSSSDAFDRDLDPDQDFTATIEYEADDDDRFEFHSNSPQGSADATGEPAFPYFGADEDETEVATQEFTVVEPDAEFDNLDADERVQVENVEDALIEGTTNVAPGSDADVRVTSDSEVEPSFTYTVDAEIAADGSFEGEIDDLSGNQEGDTGDATFRVGGSDTADADLVVVEAVDDDPELPADFDVDAAAPGEVEPGDDASLDVTVTNVGDETGTTSYEVTIDGETVDADDLELDGGDSVSESYDFDTADEAELDWEVTTDDDAASGTLTVAEEEDDDDVEEDDDVEEDDDAVDDTDDEEPADDDEQPGFGVAVAVVALLAAAMLALRRQN; translated from the coding sequence ATGGATCGCGCGCTAATCAACCAACGAAATACGACAATACAACACAACATGACAAGCGATTCAGTATCATATCGCGAAAAGGGACGTGCAGTGTTCCTCGCAGCGATGATGGTTCTGTCCGTGTTTGCCATGTCCGCAGCGTTTGCGGGCTCGGCGGCAGCACACGACGGGGTTACCTACAAAGACGTCGATGGTGACGAAGTTAGTGTGGTGTTCCAGGGACAGGACGTGATTGCAGATAAAACAGAGATTGATGAGGACGATACGTACGAGCTTCGGAGCGTTAACGACTACAACGACCAGAATGAAGTCTCCGACAGCTCCTTCGAAGAGGAATTGACAGCTGACGATGAGGAGGTCGAAATCGATACTAGCGACCTCGACGAAGGAGATTACTTCATCCTCGGTCCGGACGTCGACCGTCCTGTGGACCAGGATGATGTCTTCGAAGTGACGATCCAGGACTTCGACGCCGAGTTCGATGACGACGAAGTCACCGACGAAGGTGAAGATTCCGTCACCGAGCTTGACGTTGATTCCGACCGTGGCACGTACTCGGTGAACGTGAGTGCTGACGGTGATCTCGATGAGGAAGAACTCGTCGACATCCTCGTCACGCTAGAGAACGTCGATTCAGATGGTGTTGAAGTCGACGATGGTGCGGACCCCCTCGATGGAGAAGAAATCGGTGACATCCGTTCGGACCTCCTCTCTGACGACATTCGTGACGAAGTCGTGACGGATGGGGACGACAGACTCTACATCGATGATGAAACTGCGACTGGGCCTGAAACTGGTGCCGAACTCCAAGACCTAGTCGAAACGGATGCGAACCCGTTCAATGTCCTCGTCTACGCCGATGGTGAGGACGACGCAGACGAGAAGGTTGCGATGTCGAGCATCAGTGACACGGACGCAGATGTCTCGTTCTATGACATCGACGACGGCGATTACACCTTTGAACTCAGTGTCGACGACACTGAAGCCGAAGCCACGGCCGACATTACGGTCCGCGAGGAAGACGCTGACGCCGACTTCGACCAGGGTGTCTACGAACAGCACGCCGGTGACATCGTCGAGTACGAAATCGAACTCGAGGACACCGACGATGCATACATCCAGATCGGTGACGAAGACTCCGGATTCGTCGACATTCTCTACGTCGAGGATGACGACGATAGCGGATCCGTCGAGTTCGCGGTGAACACCCGTATGCTCGGTGCCGACACCGACGTCGAAAACGTCTACTACTCCGATGATGATGAAATCGAGAGTGAACTTTACGAAGGTACCGACGCTACCTTCTGGGACGATGACGTTGGTGAAGACGTGATTACCTACGAGGAGTACCTCGAAGAACTCAACCTGATCGACGAAGCTGGTCCTGACGACGGCTTCGACCAGATCGTCCGACCGCTCCAGCCGATCAGCTACGATGTCGCTGCCGACAACAACGGCAACTTCATCGTTGACGGCGGTGAGTCCGAACTCGACGACGAGATCGGATTCGCCACGATGGACCTCGTCCGACCCGGTGTCGACGCGGTGAACACCCACGTCGCACCCGAAGACGACGCCGACGAGGACGACTCCCTCGAGGACATCGACGACATCGCCACCGAGCGCATGGACGTCGCCGAAGACGACCGGCTCGTCGTCCAGGCTGAAGCGAGCGGTATCTTCGGCTGGATGGTCGCCGAAGACGACAACGGCTTCGAGGCCATCACCGACGAAGACGGCTTCCACCCCGAGACGATCCACGAGCTGAACGACCAGACCGGTGAGGGTGTCACGATCGAAATCGAAGCCGACGACATCACGGGTCAGGACCCGACCTCTGCAGCCTTCGACAGTGCTGACGAGGAAGACATCTTCGTCATCGTCGACAACGACGCGGGCGAGATGTACATCGTCGTCGACACCAGCTCGAGCGACGCCTTCGACCGCGACCTCGACCCCGATCAGGACTTCACCGCAACGATCGAGTACGAGGCTGACGACGACGACCGGTTCGAATTCCACAGCAACAGCCCACAAGGTAGTGCTGATGCAACTGGCGAACCGGCCTTCCCGTACTTCGGCGCTGACGAAGACGAGACCGAAGTCGCTACCCAAGAGTTCACGGTCGTCGAACCTGACGCCGAATTCGACAACCTCGACGCTGACGAACGCGTCCAGGTCGAGAACGTCGAAGACGCGCTGATCGAAGGAACGACCAACGTCGCACCCGGCTCGGACGCTGATGTCCGCGTCACGTCCGACAGCGAAGTCGAGCCATCGTTCACCTACACCGTTGACGCCGAAATCGCTGCCGACGGTTCCTTCGAGGGCGAAATCGACGACCTCTCGGGCAACCAGGAGGGCGACACCGGTGACGCAACCTTCCGTGTCGGCGGCTCGGACACTGCGGACGCTGACCTAGTCGTCGTCGAAGCGGTCGACGACGACCCCGAGCTGCCCGCTGACTTCGACGTCGACGCTGCCGCACCCGGTGAAGTCGAACCTGGCGACGACGCCAGCCTCGACGTGACGGTCACGAACGTCGGCGACGAAACTGGCACGACCAGCTACGAGGTCACCATCGACGGCGAGACCGTCGACGCCGACGACCTCGAGCTCGACGGTGGCGACAGCGTCAGCGAGAGCTACGACTTCGACACCGCCGACGAAGCCGAGCTCGACTGGGAAGTCACCACCGACGACGACGCTGCCTCCGGCACCCTGACGGTTGCCGAGGAAGAGGACGATGACGACGTCGAAGAAGATGACGACGTCGAAGAAGATGACGACGCTGTCGACGACACCGACGACGAAGAGCCGGCTGACGACGACGAACAGCCCGGCTTCGGTGTCGCCGTCGCCGTCGTCGCGCTGCTCGCCGCTGCGATGCTGGCCCTGCGCCGGCAGAACTAA
- a CDS encoding COG1361 S-layer family protein, with product MNARSVLVAAVAVAFVVSLPALGFVQAGEQSEPTQPSPAIIDGEPDLEAFAPDRHFVPGTASELSLQVANDGEFSSGDPDARELVTTARNVRVAVDDDSVPFEVRTGTQAIGSVSENEPREQVPFEVHVPEDVDHGEYEVDVELEYSYTDRYFPRAQSARERTTTTTETITIEVDDAPRFEVVDAHSDVQVGEEGTATLAVENVGDEDARDVRLTSEATSSRLAFGERETDTTHVDEWKAGERQTVTYDVVATPDASARSYAFETTARYDDSEGVPGADEGITWGLTPAGEQRFSVESTETSLRVGEDGAIYGTVRNDGPTKAENVVLRYTDETPNVVPIETAVAVGTLEPGESGEFRLPLEVTGEADAVDRTLDVGVQYRTADLEQRLYEDVELLAAVEPKRDQFDVDVTDREIAAGETKSVDVEVTNNLDQTVTDVEARLFADDPLDSDDDEGFVEELEPGESVTMTFELEAASGATAKTYPISFDFRYDDERGTSQLSETTRVAIDVDAPEDDFPWLLVGLVVASGLGGGAYVYRHR from the coding sequence ATGAACGCACGCTCCGTCCTCGTCGCTGCCGTCGCCGTCGCGTTCGTCGTCTCGTTGCCGGCGCTTGGATTCGTCCAGGCCGGCGAACAGAGCGAGCCGACCCAACCGTCGCCGGCGATCATCGACGGCGAGCCCGACCTCGAGGCGTTCGCGCCCGATCGTCACTTCGTGCCGGGGACGGCGAGCGAGCTATCGCTCCAGGTCGCAAACGACGGCGAGTTCTCGAGTGGCGATCCCGACGCCCGCGAGCTCGTCACGACCGCCCGGAACGTCCGGGTCGCGGTCGACGACGACAGCGTCCCCTTCGAGGTCCGGACCGGCACGCAGGCGATCGGCTCGGTCTCGGAGAACGAGCCCCGCGAGCAGGTGCCGTTCGAGGTCCACGTCCCCGAGGACGTCGACCACGGCGAGTACGAGGTCGACGTGGAACTCGAGTACTCCTACACCGATCGGTACTTCCCGCGGGCACAGTCGGCCCGCGAACGAACGACGACGACGACGGAGACGATCACGATCGAGGTCGACGACGCACCCCGCTTCGAAGTCGTCGACGCACACTCCGACGTCCAGGTCGGTGAGGAGGGGACGGCCACTCTCGCGGTCGAAAACGTCGGCGACGAGGACGCACGCGACGTCAGGCTGACCTCGGAGGCGACGAGTTCCAGGCTCGCCTTCGGAGAGCGCGAGACCGACACGACCCACGTCGACGAGTGGAAAGCCGGCGAGCGACAAACGGTGACCTACGACGTCGTGGCGACGCCGGACGCGAGCGCCCGGAGCTACGCCTTCGAGACGACGGCCCGGTACGACGATTCCGAGGGCGTTCCGGGAGCCGACGAGGGGATCACCTGGGGACTGACCCCGGCCGGAGAACAGCGCTTCAGCGTCGAATCGACCGAGACGAGCCTGCGCGTCGGCGAGGACGGCGCGATCTACGGCACCGTAAGAAACGACGGGCCGACGAAAGCGGAGAACGTCGTCCTCCGGTACACCGACGAGACGCCCAACGTGGTCCCGATCGAGACCGCCGTCGCCGTCGGCACGCTCGAGCCCGGCGAGTCCGGCGAGTTCCGCCTGCCACTCGAGGTCACCGGCGAGGCCGACGCCGTCGACCGCACGCTCGACGTCGGCGTCCAGTATCGCACCGCCGACCTCGAACAACGGCTCTACGAGGACGTCGAACTCCTCGCCGCCGTCGAGCCCAAACGCGACCAGTTCGACGTCGACGTCACGGACCGCGAGATCGCCGCCGGCGAGACGAAATCCGTCGACGTCGAGGTGACGAACAACCTCGACCAGACGGTGACCGACGTCGAGGCGCGGCTGTTCGCCGACGATCCGCTGGATAGCGACGACGACGAGGGGTTCGTCGAGGAGCTCGAGCCCGGCGAGTCCGTGACGATGACGTTCGAACTCGAGGCGGCGTCGGGAGCGACCGCGAAGACGTACCCGATCTCGTTCGACTTCCGGTACGACGACGAACGCGGAACCAGCCAGCTGTCGGAGACGACCCGCGTCGCCATCGACGTCGACGCCCCCGAGGACGACTTCCCGTGGCTGCTCGTCGGTCTCGTCGTGGCGTCGGGACTCGGCGGGGGCGCGTACGTCTACCGACACCGCTAA
- a CDS encoding carboxypeptidase regulatory-like domain-containing protein, protein MTTDTTRPNPNRRTGRTLVLAAVVVCATLAVGAGTATATPPIETDADDLDRGVVWAGQTIVATDETFDDGEIVELREVTDSSAGAVDSSSFVRELAVDGDVVEFDTDDLEGEYVLRSAAGDSPIFEVVAQELTVSWAETDVTTGDEVDVAFDSNRGDYNVTVSADGLDADQLRALFITHPESDVEEIDDPDHLPLDRLGYDRDAGGVDSFTGDGYVGLDLSDVDQADGIVADFEHLADEEGIDERGYEFEFLVTDTGVTCPSTVDADEHDPDATFVDPDPDPDPDEDDDPDDEPTPALLEATVTDEAGDPVTDATVAVGDETNQTDADGVATLALEDAEYDLEISAAGYEDVAKAVTIDGADVDVTATLTAEAEADDDDADDLEEDDADDEAVADDDRDEDETVDDADDEPADDDAQPGFGVVVAAVSLLAASVLASFRRE, encoded by the coding sequence ATGACCACCGATACCACACGTCCGAACCCGAACCGCCGGACCGGCCGCACGCTGGTTCTCGCCGCCGTCGTCGTCTGTGCGACGCTTGCCGTCGGGGCGGGGACGGCTACCGCCACGCCACCGATCGAGACCGACGCCGACGACCTCGACCGCGGCGTCGTCTGGGCCGGCCAGACGATCGTCGCCACCGACGAGACGTTCGACGACGGCGAGATCGTCGAACTCCGCGAGGTGACCGACTCGAGCGCCGGCGCGGTCGACTCCTCGTCGTTCGTCCGCGAACTCGCCGTCGACGGCGACGTCGTCGAGTTCGACACCGACGACCTCGAGGGCGAGTACGTCCTGCGCTCTGCAGCGGGCGACTCGCCGATCTTCGAGGTCGTCGCCCAGGAGCTGACCGTCAGCTGGGCGGAGACCGACGTCACCACTGGCGACGAGGTCGACGTCGCGTTCGACAGCAACCGCGGCGACTACAACGTGACGGTCTCGGCCGACGGCCTCGACGCCGACCAGCTCCGGGCGCTGTTTATCACCCACCCCGAAAGCGACGTCGAGGAGATCGACGACCCCGACCACCTCCCGCTCGATCGCCTCGGGTACGACCGCGACGCAGGCGGCGTCGACTCGTTCACTGGCGACGGCTACGTCGGCCTCGACCTCTCGGACGTCGACCAGGCAGACGGTATCGTCGCCGACTTCGAACACCTCGCAGACGAGGAGGGCATCGACGAGAGAGGCTACGAGTTCGAGTTTCTGGTCACCGACACGGGCGTTACGTGTCCGAGCACCGTCGACGCCGACGAGCACGATCCCGACGCGACGTTCGTCGACCCCGACCCCGATCCGGATCCGGACGAAGACGACGACCCGGACGACGAACCCACGCCCGCCCTCCTCGAGGCGACGGTCACCGACGAGGCCGGCGACCCCGTCACCGACGCCACGGTCGCGGTCGGCGACGAGACGAACCAGACCGACGCCGACGGCGTCGCTACGCTCGCCCTCGAGGACGCCGAGTACGACCTCGAGATCTCGGCGGCGGGCTACGAGGACGTCGCGAAGGCGGTGACGATCGACGGCGCGGACGTCGACGTGACGGCGACCCTGACCGCCGAGGCCGAGGCTGACGACGACGACGCGGACGATCTCGAGGAGGACGACGCCGACGACGAGGCTGTCGCGGACGACGACCGCGACGAGGACGAGACAGTCGACGACGCTGACGACGAGCCGGCTGACGACGACGCACAGCCCGGCTTCGGCGTCGTCGTCGCCGCCGTTTCGCTGCTCGCTGCCAGCGTGCTGGCGTCGTTCCGTCGCGAGTAG
- a CDS encoding TetR/AcrR family transcriptional regulator, with translation MTTDVFAEPDGTREAILAATYRALCEHGYSDLTIQRIGDEFAKSQSLIYHHYDSKDELVLACLEYMLERFEEAFADDELAGPRDRLEAFVELVLAADLEADSHQFFASLIELRARACHDDDYERHFTRSDRVFENYLADVIETGVDRGAFRDCDPDRVATTIVTMLAGVMLRRSTTDDETTWLPALRAELATYLETRVYADGGERR, from the coding sequence GTGACGACGGACGTCTTCGCAGAGCCCGACGGTACCCGCGAAGCGATCCTCGCGGCGACGTATCGCGCCCTCTGTGAACACGGTTACAGCGACCTGACGATCCAGCGAATCGGCGACGAGTTCGCGAAGAGCCAGTCGCTGATCTACCACCACTACGATAGCAAAGACGAACTCGTACTCGCCTGTCTCGAGTACATGCTCGAACGCTTCGAGGAGGCGTTCGCCGACGACGAGCTCGCCGGACCCCGCGACCGCCTCGAGGCGTTCGTCGAGCTGGTGCTCGCGGCCGACCTCGAGGCCGACAGCCACCAGTTCTTCGCGAGCCTGATCGAACTCCGCGCGCGAGCGTGCCACGACGACGACTACGAGCGACACTTCACCCGAAGCGACCGGGTCTTCGAGAACTACCTCGCGGACGTGATCGAAACCGGCGTCGACCGGGGGGCGTTCCGTGACTGCGATCCCGACCGAGTCGCGACGACGATCGTGACGATGCTCGCGGGAGTGATGTTACGTCGGTCGACGACCGACGACGAGACGACGTGGCTTCCGGCTCTCCGGGCGGAGCTTGCGACCTACCTCGAGACGCGCGTGTACGCCGACGGGGGTGAGAGACGATGA
- a CDS encoding efflux RND transporter permease subunit, with the protein MAGLDERIETATARVNETIVSRPKTVVVAFLLLTAVFAGGMAAVEDDDDATDAFTDDLPEQEAFDAINEEFEGPFTTDDETTQLIHDGTNVLSQAELVAILTVLERVEQRDDLRMESANGPATIVAQQLDPEAETMAEKRRAVERASGTEIRQAIRAASDRPAFTTIVSDDFTEKEASASTSVTVVTHDVPQEFDNDDLVTLQTTVDSIADDEPSAIYAFGGGVVNDEFGAIIGDSLAIVMPIVVVLLLAFLVVAYRDPIDLALGLLALLMTIVWTFGFMGYAGIPFDQQLISVPVLLLAVGVDFGIHIINRYREETVQGYEPIPAMRTATNQLVVAFIIVTVTTVFGFGANVVSDLGPIRNMGIVSSVGIVFTFLIFGLFLPAAKLEVDRLRARYTVPEFNSTPIASEESALGRLLSVSVTVSRRAPVVFVVVLLLLGGGMGAYGAGVDTSFDEEDFLPPEEEAWYVEHIPEPFAPGEYTVTRTITLLEDRFEANQDESVTIYVEGSFEEDHALEALASPNDEPTDSLAVGEGGQADAESIVTAIQAHAQDDEEFAALVARNDRSGNGIPDRNLDRIYDELPAAQTDRFLTDDRRATQLEYAIDAEASQEAVSADAAAFADQFRYSATATGEIVIFDAVSDVIFASAIQGLSIALVLTGVFLVVAYGVLERRPLLGVVNVFPILIAVAALIATMRLLGMPLNALTATILSISIGIGIAYSVHVTARFVDEYDESTPTHHALTTTLSGTGGALTGSMLTTSLGTGALAFAITPVLGDFGLLMALSVFYSFVASVVALPPAIFLWAQVTGSGIGFGTIRERLGG; encoded by the coding sequence ATGGCCGGCCTAGACGAGCGGATCGAGACGGCGACGGCCCGGGTGAACGAGACGATCGTCTCGCGACCGAAGACGGTCGTCGTCGCCTTCCTGTTGTTGACCGCCGTCTTCGCTGGCGGGATGGCGGCGGTCGAGGACGACGACGACGCGACCGACGCGTTCACCGACGACCTGCCCGAACAGGAGGCGTTCGACGCCATCAACGAGGAGTTCGAGGGGCCGTTCACGACCGACGACGAGACGACACAGCTGATCCACGACGGCACGAACGTCCTGTCCCAGGCGGAGCTCGTGGCGATTCTCACCGTTCTCGAGCGGGTCGAACAACGCGACGACCTCCGGATGGAGTCGGCAAACGGGCCGGCGACGATCGTCGCCCAGCAACTCGACCCCGAGGCGGAGACGATGGCCGAGAAACGCCGCGCCGTCGAGCGGGCGTCGGGCACCGAGATCCGACAGGCGATCCGGGCCGCGAGCGACCGGCCCGCGTTTACGACGATCGTCTCCGACGACTTCACCGAAAAGGAGGCGTCGGCTTCGACGTCGGTCACCGTCGTCACCCACGACGTCCCCCAGGAGTTCGACAACGACGATCTCGTCACCCTCCAGACCACCGTGGACTCGATCGCCGACGACGAACCCTCGGCTATCTACGCCTTCGGCGGCGGCGTCGTCAACGACGAGTTCGGTGCGATCATCGGCGACTCGCTCGCGATCGTGATGCCGATCGTCGTCGTCCTGTTGCTCGCCTTCCTGGTCGTCGCCTACCGGGACCCGATCGATCTGGCGCTCGGACTGCTGGCGTTGCTCATGACGATCGTCTGGACGTTCGGCTTCATGGGCTACGCCGGGATCCCGTTCGACCAGCAGCTCATCTCCGTCCCCGTGTTGTTGCTCGCCGTCGGCGTCGACTTCGGCATCCACATCATCAACCGCTACCGGGAGGAGACCGTCCAGGGATACGAGCCGATTCCGGCGATGCGGACGGCGACCAACCAGCTCGTCGTCGCCTTCATCATCGTGACGGTCACCACCGTCTTCGGTTTCGGCGCGAACGTCGTCTCCGACCTCGGGCCGATCCGGAACATGGGGATCGTCTCGAGCGTCGGCATCGTGTTTACGTTTCTCATCTTCGGCCTCTTCCTCCCGGCGGCGAAACTCGAGGTCGACCGCCTTCGCGCACGCTATACCGTCCCCGAGTTCAACTCGACGCCGATCGCCTCCGAGGAGTCGGCGCTCGGTCGGCTCCTGTCGGTCTCCGTCACCGTCAGTCGGCGGGCACCCGTCGTCTTCGTCGTCGTCCTCCTTCTCCTCGGCGGTGGAATGGGTGCCTACGGCGCGGGCGTCGACACCAGCTTCGACGAGGAGGACTTCCTCCCGCCCGAGGAGGAGGCGTGGTACGTCGAGCACATCCCCGAGCCGTTCGCCCCCGGCGAGTACACGGTCACCCGGACGATCACCCTGCTCGAGGACCGCTTCGAGGCCAACCAGGACGAGTCGGTCACGATATACGTCGAAGGCTCCTTCGAGGAGGACCACGCGCTCGAGGCGCTCGCCAGTCCCAACGACGAGCCGACCGACAGCCTCGCCGTCGGCGAGGGCGGCCAGGCAGATGCCGAGAGCATCGTGACGGCGATCCAGGCCCACGCCCAGGACGACGAGGAGTTCGCCGCCCTCGTCGCGCGCAACGACCGCAGCGGAAACGGGATCCCCGACCGCAACCTCGATCGGATCTACGACGAGCTACCCGCGGCCCAGACCGATCGCTTCCTGACCGACGACAGACGCGCCACACAGCTCGAGTACGCGATCGACGCCGAGGCCTCACAGGAGGCGGTGTCGGCAGACGCCGCCGCCTTCGCCGACCAGTTCCGCTACAGCGCGACCGCCACCGGCGAGATCGTCATCTTCGACGCCGTCAGCGACGTCATCTTCGCGTCGGCGATCCAGGGACTGTCGATCGCGCTCGTGCTCACCGGCGTCTTCCTGGTCGTCGCCTACGGCGTCCTCGAGCGCAGGCCACTGCTCGGCGTCGTCAACGTCTTCCCGATTCTGATCGCCGTCGCCGCGCTCATCGCCACGATGCGGCTGCTCGGCATGCCGCTGAACGCGTTGACGGCGACGATACTGTCGATCTCGATCGGGATCGGCATCGCCTACTCCGTCCACGTCACGGCCCGGTTCGTCGACGAGTACGACGAGTCGACACCGACGCATCACGCGCTGACGACGACGCTTTCGGGCACCGGCGGCGCGCTGACCGGCAGCATGCTGACGACCTCGCTCGGGACGGGGGCGCTCGCGTTCGCGATCACGCCCGTGCTCGGCGACTTCGGGCTGTTGATGGCGCTGAGCGTCTTCTACTCGTTCGTCGCCTCGGTCGTCGCGTTGCCGCCGGCGATCTTCCTGTGGGCGCAGGTAACCGGATCGGGGATCGGGTTCGGTACGATCCGGGAGCGATTGGGCGGGTAG
- a CDS encoding DUF7384 family protein, giving the protein MAESASNPDRPNPARVVADADVLAADVLVGGDAREALDVVRRHSWVELVASDPLLAETESLVATLSDPDLAASHRERLADERVRVEHPDGDHAALASAYAGQAAHLLSYNEGLGSAKAGLTMQRQLSVSVRSPDAFVRVFDADSLYEAVEGGSYPGPDRDPRTE; this is encoded by the coding sequence ATGGCTGAATCAGCCTCCAACCCCGACCGACCGAACCCGGCTCGCGTCGTCGCCGACGCAGACGTCCTCGCGGCGGACGTACTCGTCGGGGGCGACGCCCGCGAGGCGCTCGACGTCGTCCGTCGACACTCCTGGGTCGAACTGGTCGCGAGCGATCCGTTGCTCGCCGAGACGGAGTCGCTCGTGGCAACCCTCTCGGATCCCGACCTCGCCGCGTCCCACCGCGAGCGCCTCGCGGACGAGCGCGTCCGCGTCGAACACCCCGACGGCGACCACGCGGCGCTCGCCTCGGCGTACGCGGGCCAGGCCGCACACCTGCTGTCGTACAACGAAGGGCTGGGATCGGCGAAAGCCGGACTGACGATGCAACGCCAGCTCTCGGTGAGCGTTCGCTCGCCCGACGCCTTCGTCCGGGTCTTCGACGCCGACAGCCTCTACGAGGCCGTCGAGGGTGGGTCGTACCCGGGTCCGGACCGGGATCCACGGACAGAATGA